A window of Diospyros lotus cultivar Yz01 chromosome 14, ASM1463336v1, whole genome shotgun sequence contains these coding sequences:
- the LOC127790733 gene encoding casparian strip membrane protein 1 codes for MSESVTIEMAHAETSREAKGKAPLLAAAMKTVEHEKRGKNKGIAIFDFVLRVAALVAALAAAATMGTAEETLPFFTQFFQFQASYDDIDTFQFFVVAMAIASGYLVLSIPFSIVCIVRPHAIGSRMLLIILDTVMVAFTTAAASSAAAMVYLAHNGNPSANWLAICQQYTDFCQKVSGAVVASFITVAILVFLVVLSAVALRKR; via the exons ATGAGCGAGTCAGTCACCATTGAAATGGCGCATGCAGAAACAAGCCGAGAAGCAAAAGGAAAAGCCCCTCTTCTGGCGGCGGCCATGAAGACCGTGGAGCATGAGAAGAGAGGGAAGAATAAGGGGATAGCGATATTTGATTTCGTTCTGAGGGTGGCTGCGCTGGTGGCGGCTCtggccgccgccgccaccaTGGGAACGGCGGAGGAGACTCTCCCGTTCTTCACCCAGTTCTTCCAGTTCCAAGCCAGCTACGATGATATAGACACATTCCA GTTCTTCGTGGTTGCAATGGCTATTGCCAGTGGCTATCTTGTGCTTTCAATCCCCTTCTCTATAGTTTGCATCGTTCGGCCACATGCAATTGGCTCAAGAATGCTTCTCATCATCTTAGACACC GTGATGGTTGCTTTCACCACCGCAGCGGCGAGCTCAGCAGCTGCCATGGTTTACTTGGCGCACAATGGAAATCCGAGCGCGAACTGGCTTGCGATTTGCCAACAATACACCGATTTCTGCCAAAAGGTCAGTGGAGCCGTGGTGGCGTCGTTCATAACTGTGGCTATCCTCGTCTTCTTGGTCGTGTTATCTGCCGTGGCTCTTCGAAAACGTTGA